The Ancylothrix sp. D3o genome segment TTAGTTGCTCAAATTGTGGTGCGATTTGGGTTTGAAATTTGCGAGGATGATTTTTCTAACCTCCGAGTTGGGGTAGCGTTTAATTCCGATGTGCAGTACCTTTACTCTGTGGCCCCAGATTGGACAGTGACGGTATGGGTACCCACAGAAGAATACCGCCAAAATCCCAGTCTGGGGCTAAAAGCCTGCCAGCAACTCGAAAACGAAGGCTGGACTATGGAATAAACTTTATATTAATTCTCACCAACAATAAACCTAACCCCCCTGCCTCGTTCCCTACAAGGCAAGGGGGAAAAAAAGGGAGAGGTTGATAGGGGGTTAGATTTCAGATGCCGGCAATACCCTAACCCGTGCAAACCTTAAACCGCTGACGCCTTGCAAAGGTTCCACCATTCCGCATTCAATCTCACTTTCTACCCAACCTTCCCGCGCCAAATAACGCAAATATTCTTGATATTGCCCGTACTCTCCATCTGTGGAATAAACCACCGTCAGCATTCCCGGTTGAGTAATGCGGGTTTGGCTGTGACTTTCCACGCCTTTATCAATTCGCTTTTTGACAATTTCATAACGAGTATCGCGTGTACCGCGCACATCAAACAAATTATCGGTTTGTTCATCGTGGAAAATATCAACAGTTGAATCTTGAACTAATACCAAATGTGTGACTTGCATTTTGGTACTATATTGGTCTTGAATTTTAAACGCTGTGCGAGCACAATCACACAAAGCCCGTAGTTGTTCATAGCGCAAACTTCGCAAATGAAACGGCGTAAATTTTGGGTCTATGGATGCACCGGCATAAATCATGTGATCAATGCCGTCGGTAAATTCTACATCACAATAGTGCGGTGTAATTTCCTGCATTCTTCCTTGCCAGCGTTCCCAAGTTTCCCTAAGCAGCATATTAATTTGATTGATCGTTTGATCGTAATGAGCACGAGCGACATATACACATTCGTGTTCATTGGCGCAATGCTGCCGGTAAGTTTCGACAGCCTGCTGCGCTTCTTCTCCACAGCTTGCAAAATAATCAAAGTAAATTTCGACTTGTTCTTTTAAATATTGGGTGGCGGTGACTTCTGCATCAACGGTGACTTCTTCTTGCAATTTTTCGGCATATTCTTTTAAGTCTATTTTTAATTGCTCACCAAGGGAAGTTTTTTGATTGTTACAAACTGCTGTAACTATGGCAATTGCTAAACGGAATTGTTCGATTAAATCTGCTTGAATTGCACGGTTTCTTTCTTCAGAAGAACCGCGAATATCGGAAATGCCATACAAGGGGTAAACATCATTAAAAACGATGGGTTCCGGCGGTAAACCCCAACTGCGGCGCTCGGCTTCTTGCAAAAATCGCCACTCAACGGCGGGGTGGATGTTGTGGAGGGTGGTAACGCGCTGCTGGATGGCGGATCTTAAGGCTGCAAGAAAGGCGGGGATAAGGGTTTCGGCGTTTTGGCTGTCTGTGCTGTTGAAGTTGTTGGGGCGGTCGCTGGTTAGGCCCACTAAACCGGCAAGTTGGCCGGTGCTTGGTGTGGAGTCGGTGGCTTTAATAACTAGGGGAATAAGTAGCATAGAACGCACTCCCATTTGCAAAAGTGTGCGCTCACATTCGGTTTGACAATCTGCTGCTAAGTCGGCAATATTTAAGACTTGATTGGCTTTGGCGGCGCGTAAAAAATGTGAGCCGCGTAGGGATTGCATGGGATAGGTGGTTGGGTTTAGTTTGTCGCTGATATTGCCTAAAAATATCTGGGCTTTGTCGCGTTCTATGCTTAAAACAACGGTATTTTGAGCGCGAAATAGGGATCTTAAATGCCGGTTAATTTTGCTGAATTTACTGGGGCGTAAAATTGAGTCTCGCTGAATTAAAAGCTGAATAAGTCGCCGTTGGGTTTCTTGGGGGGTGATGTCGAATCCCACAAGCAAAAAATGTCCTTCGATGTGGTAATTTTCTAGTTTCAGCCGATTTTCTAAGCTTGACAAATTAGGCAAAACATGATAAAATTTACCATTTTTTTTACCTGGATAAGAAACCGGTTGTAAATCGGCAAATTCATCAATGGAGTTAAGGCGGGAGATTTTTAGAAGGTGAGATTCCAGCCAAAATTGAATATAGCGGGGTTCCCGGTAGAGGGGACTTTGGACGGTGACGGTGAGGGGTTCTTCTAATTCTACAGGGTCGGTAAAGTTAAGGTGATAAAGTTGTTTGAAAATTTGACAAATTAGATGTTGCCGGTAGAGGCGGTTTTCTTGGGGTGTATCAAAATCGGCAAAAATTTCAGTGAGTTGGGTGGGTTTTGTTTCGAGGGTGTGGGTGTCGGTGCCGGTGAGACGGCAAAATGTTTCGTTAGCGTGGGTGAGGGTAAAATTGTTGGGGTGAATGGCTGCGATCAGTAGCCTTTGGGAGCTAGGCGAGCCGGTGAGCCAGTCGAAATTGTGCGTTTTGGCTTGGTGTTGGTCAATTTCTGGCATTTGGGATGCCGGTAAAGCCACAGGTTGTAAAACTGAGTTAATTTTTTTGGCTTTTGTTTGAGCGAGTTTGCCTGGTTTGCCGGCTTTGTCTTGGCTGGCAACTTGCCTGTCGCTGCGGTTGTTGTTTAAATCAAAATTGGGCTCGGAAGTAGACATGGGTGATGCACCTGTAATGTGTGAAATTAAGACAGGGTTGTTGTTGAAAACAAGGCCGGTGGTACTTCCAAGGCAAGCCTGGAGCTATACCCCCAGATGCTATCGAGGCTGGGTATTCTCCCTTAAGATAAAATGTGATGCACCCGTTGTCTGCCTAGTTGTCTGACAAGTTTAGGCATTTGTTTAAACTTTGTTTTATTTTAAGCGTCTTTTTTGCGAATTAAAATACTTCCCAGACAGAAATCTATAAATTCTTGCTATCTTTACCAAATCTTTACTGACTCCATCTCTGGCGGCTCTCTACCCGATAAGAAAATGGCCGATGAGCGCTATCACGATATATCTCTATAAAAACCAAAATTCCGGGTATTGAGGTATGGCTAGGAATTGCTGATAACTGCGCTCAAAATCACAACTTTTAAAGATATTATTTTTTTGTTGCCGTTTTTTGCCAGTAAATTTCGCGCTTTGTTTCTGGATGTCCGGATCGCGTCTCGCCTTTTGGTACAAGTAGCTAATGCAGCTTGCATCGTTACAAAAACTTTCCTATTTTTGGCTTTTGTTGAACTTGCTTAGAGTTCTTGCCAATTCGTCATTGATTTTTTCTAATTAACCCTATTGATTAGCAGGCTTTTATGAGGGTTTCAAACATTGCAATTGTTACTTTACTTTCTCTGGCCACTCAGGAATTATTTGGCGATGTTTTGGAAAAAATATTTGAAGATTCCTTTGGCCCAATAAGCCCAAACCAAAACGCTATTTCTTTTGATACACCGGCCTTTGCAGTCGAGCCGGTTAGCGTTCCCGAAACGCTTTTTGTCGGGAATTTTTCTCGCAGCACCTCATCGGAACTTACCCCAATTGAGTTGGCGGAGCCACCGCTAACTTTAATAAATATTTTGGCTTTAAATTTCCTTTTTTCCACCCTCGCAGGAATTGTAGTTTTTTTATTATGCCGGCAAGTTGTTATCTTTCGAGTAGTCGAAGAAGTCAAACAACGCTTAAAAGAATTAAACCTCTTAGAACAACAAATTCTAAGCGTCACAAACACATCAGAAAAATTAAGCGATGAATTGCAACAACATTTCACCACAACCAAACAATCAACCCAAAAAGAACTGCAAATTTTAAAAATTGAATTTGAAAACCAGAAAAAAAGCCTGCAACAATTCCAAGCCCTCAAAGATCAGTGTATTTTTCAAGTACAAAAAATCACTTTAGAGGCTCAAGAAGCCAAAGAAAATGTAATTCACCGGCTCTCTAAAATTACAGAAACTCAGATTTTAGAAGCCCTGAAGCCAGAAATAAACCAGCAAATTAACGGCCAAAAATCACAACAAGCAAACTCAAACTCCCAGCAGGGTTTCGAGAATGAATGGGAATATATTAAACAAGGAGAGGTGCTTTTTCAAAACCAAAAATATCAGGAAGCTCTTATCTGTTATGAGCAAGCCCTAAAAATCAACCAAAATTTTTATCAAGCCTGGTATAATCGCGCCATTGCTTTAGCAAAATTAGAGCAATATGAAGAATGCTTACTTTCTTATGATCGGGCAACTTATCTGCAACCGGATAAATATGAACCCTTGTATAACAAAGGTAACTTACTCGTAAGATTACAACGCTATGAAGAAGCCCTAAGTTATTACGATAAAGCCTTAAACCTTAAACCAGATATTGCCGAAGCTTGGCACAATAGAGCGGCGGTTTTAGCTAAACTTCAGCGCGATGAAGAAGCACTCGCTGCTTATAACAACGCCCTTAAACTGAAACCAGATAAATATGAATCGTGGTACAATCGAGGAAACTTACTGGTAAAATTGCAGCAAAATGAAGAAGCCTTAAAATCCTATGAAAACGCCCTCAAAGTTCAAAATAATCGGGCGGAAGTTTGGCACACCAGAGGCATACTTCTTGAGAAAATGCAGCGCAATCAATTGGCTCTTGATTCTTACAATAAAGCTCTAGCCATCAAACCTAACTTTGCTGAAGTGTGGCATAGTGTGGGAAAATTATTAGAGAAAATTCAGCAATATGATCAGGCAATCGCGTCTTACAAAAAAGCCCTGGAAATTCAACCAAAAAATCCCTTATTCTGGCAAAGCCAAGGGGGATTGATGGAAAAATTAAGCCGATATGAAGAAGCGATTATTTGTTATGATAAAGTGATTGAACTTCAGCCAGAAAACTTTGAAGCGTGGTACAGTTCCGCCAATTCGCTTTTAAATTTACATCGCTATGAAGAAGCGCTTGTCTCTTATGAAAAAGCGATTAAAATTAAGCCAGAGCAATATGAAGTGTGGTATAGTCGGGGCAATTTGCTGGCGAGTTTACACCAATATCAAGAAGCCTTAGCATCCTTTAGTAAAGCCTTTCAAATTCAGCAAAATTTAACGGTAGCCGGTTGTTAATTATCTCTGAGAATAGAACGAGTTAAGGTTTAACTTGGTATGTAGTTGCAATAAGGGCGGTGCGTATATAGTTGCGCTTTAGCGCTCCGTATGTAGTTGCGCTTTAGCGCCATCCGTGCCACCGGCACACCAAAAAGAGCTATTCTAATCAATAACTCTTAAACAAAAAACTACACACAACACCATTCATGTTTGACGCCCTTTCCGAACGCCTAGAAACAGCCTGGAAAAAACTACGCGGACAAGACAAAATCTCAGAGTCCAACATACAAGAAGCCCTCCGAGATGTAAGACGAGCCCTCCTCGAAGCCGACGTCAACCTACAAGTTGTAAAAGATTTCATAGCCGAAGTCGAAAAAAGAGCCTTGGGAGCCGAAGTCATCAGCGGCGTGCGACCGGCCCAACAGTTCGTCAAAATCGTAAACGACGAACTCGTAAAAGTCATGGGCGAAACAAACGCCCCCCTAGCCGAAGCAGAAAAAGCCCCCACCATCGTATTAATGGCCGGTTTGCAGGGAACAGGTAAAACCACAGCCACAGCCAAACTCGCCCTACACCTGCGGAAACAAGATCGTAGCACCCTCCTCGTCGCCACAGACATCTACCGGCCCGCCGCTATTGACCAACTCGTTACCCTCGGTAAACAAATCAACGTGCCGGTCTTTGAAATGGGAACCGGCACCGATCCCGTAGAAATCGCCCGTCAAGGCGTAGAAAAAGCCAAAGCAGACGGCGTAGATACCGTCATCATCGACACCGCAGGCCGGTTACAAATCGACCGCGACATGATGGCAGAACTCGCCAGAATCAAACAAACCGTCAAACCCCACGAAACCCTCCTCGTCGTGGACGCCATGACCGGCCAAGAAGCCGCCAACCTCACCCGCACTTTCCACGAAGAAATCGGCATCACCGGCGCCATCCTCACCAAAATGGACGGCGACAGCCGAGGCGGCGCAGCCCTATCCGTGCGGCAAATCTCCGGCGCCCCCATTAAATTTGTCGGGATGGGAGAAAAAGTCGAAGCCCTGCAACCGTTTTACCCCGAACGGATGGCCTCGCGCATATTAGGTATGGGAGATATCGTCAGCTTGGTAGAAAAAGCCGCTGAAGAAGTCGATATCGCCGACGCCGAAAAAATGCAGCGGAAAATTCTGGAAGCGCAATTTGACTTTACCGACTTCCTCAAACAAATGCGCTTGCTGAAAAACATGGGTTCC includes the following:
- a CDS encoding histidine kinase; translation: MAIPCHILVVGNPAVIYASRNGSPEKVRRILKPFLEKFLQERETAGEYCDTPECLVAQIVVRFGFEICEDDFSNLRVGVAFNSDVQYLYSVAPDWTVTVWVPTEEYRQNPSLGLKACQQLENEGWTME
- a CDS encoding GAF domain-containing protein codes for the protein MSTSEPNFDLNNNRSDRQVASQDKAGKPGKLAQTKAKKINSVLQPVALPASQMPEIDQHQAKTHNFDWLTGSPSSQRLLIAAIHPNNFTLTHANETFCRLTGTDTHTLETKPTQLTEIFADFDTPQENRLYRQHLICQIFKQLYHLNFTDPVELEEPLTVTVQSPLYREPRYIQFWLESHLLKISRLNSIDEFADLQPVSYPGKKNGKFYHVLPNLSSLENRLKLENYHIEGHFLLVGFDITPQETQRRLIQLLIQRDSILRPSKFSKINRHLRSLFRAQNTVVLSIERDKAQIFLGNISDKLNPTTYPMQSLRGSHFLRAAKANQVLNIADLAADCQTECERTLLQMGVRSMLLIPLVIKATDSTPSTGQLAGLVGLTSDRPNNFNSTDSQNAETLIPAFLAALRSAIQQRVTTLHNIHPAVEWRFLQEAERRSWGLPPEPIVFNDVYPLYGISDIRGSSEERNRAIQADLIEQFRLAIAIVTAVCNNQKTSLGEQLKIDLKEYAEKLQEEVTVDAEVTATQYLKEQVEIYFDYFASCGEEAQQAVETYRQHCANEHECVYVARAHYDQTINQINMLLRETWERWQGRMQEITPHYCDVEFTDGIDHMIYAGASIDPKFTPFHLRSLRYEQLRALCDCARTAFKIQDQYSTKMQVTHLVLVQDSTVDIFHDEQTDNLFDVRGTRDTRYEIVKKRIDKGVESHSQTRITQPGMLTVVYSTDGEYGQYQEYLRYLAREGWVESEIECGMVEPLQGVSGLRFARVRVLPASEI
- a CDS encoding tetratricopeptide repeat protein — protein: MRVSNIAIVTLLSLATQELFGDVLEKIFEDSFGPISPNQNAISFDTPAFAVEPVSVPETLFVGNFSRSTSSELTPIELAEPPLTLINILALNFLFSTLAGIVVFLLCRQVVIFRVVEEVKQRLKELNLLEQQILSVTNTSEKLSDELQQHFTTTKQSTQKELQILKIEFENQKKSLQQFQALKDQCIFQVQKITLEAQEAKENVIHRLSKITETQILEALKPEINQQINGQKSQQANSNSQQGFENEWEYIKQGEVLFQNQKYQEALICYEQALKINQNFYQAWYNRAIALAKLEQYEECLLSYDRATYLQPDKYEPLYNKGNLLVRLQRYEEALSYYDKALNLKPDIAEAWHNRAAVLAKLQRDEEALAAYNNALKLKPDKYESWYNRGNLLVKLQQNEEALKSYENALKVQNNRAEVWHTRGILLEKMQRNQLALDSYNKALAIKPNFAEVWHSVGKLLEKIQQYDQAIASYKKALEIQPKNPLFWQSQGGLMEKLSRYEEAIICYDKVIELQPENFEAWYSSANSLLNLHRYEEALVSYEKAIKIKPEQYEVWYSRGNLLASLHQYQEALASFSKAFQIQQNLTVAGC
- the ffh gene encoding signal recognition particle protein, which translates into the protein MFDALSERLETAWKKLRGQDKISESNIQEALRDVRRALLEADVNLQVVKDFIAEVEKRALGAEVISGVRPAQQFVKIVNDELVKVMGETNAPLAEAEKAPTIVLMAGLQGTGKTTATAKLALHLRKQDRSTLLVATDIYRPAAIDQLVTLGKQINVPVFEMGTGTDPVEIARQGVEKAKADGVDTVIIDTAGRLQIDRDMMAELARIKQTVKPHETLLVVDAMTGQEAANLTRTFHEEIGITGAILTKMDGDSRGGAALSVRQISGAPIKFVGMGEKVEALQPFYPERMASRILGMGDIVSLVEKAAEEVDIADAEKMQRKILEAQFDFTDFLKQMRLLKNMGSLGGLLKYIPGMNKISDTDLQRGEAQLKQAEAMINSMTPEERKNPDLLASTPSRRRRIAKGCGYGEKEVSELVTNFTKMRAMMQQMGQGQMPMPGMPGMPGMGGMGGMGGMGMGGGRPQAGWRGYPGAPTSGKKKKKEKKKKGFGQL